In Schaalia sp. JY-X169, the following are encoded in one genomic region:
- a CDS encoding tRNA (cytidine(34)-2'-O)-methyltransferase, which yields MLHIAFFEPRIPGNTGAAIRLAACTGAMLHLVEPLGFDMEDTKLRRAGLDYHDLAHVKTHPDLDSLLAEIPGRTWAFTGRTTRTYTDAKYEDGDCLLFGPEPDGLPGWVMEDDRIHALVRINMLEGARSLNLANAASIATYEAWRQLGFTGGK from the coding sequence GTGCTCCACATTGCCTTCTTTGAACCCCGCATTCCGGGAAACACCGGTGCCGCCATACGACTAGCCGCCTGTACTGGCGCCATGCTGCACCTGGTTGAACCCCTAGGTTTCGACATGGAAGACACAAAGCTGCGACGTGCCGGACTTGATTACCACGACCTTGCCCACGTCAAAACCCATCCCGACCTCGACTCTCTTTTGGCTGAAATACCCGGTCGCACGTGGGCTTTTACCGGTCGAACAACACGCACGTACACAGATGCGAAGTACGAGGACGGTGACTGCCTCCTCTTCGGCCCCGAACCGGATGGCCTACCCGGGTGGGTTATGGAAGACGACCGTATCCACGCCCTCGTCCGCATCAATATGCTGGAAGGTGCGCGCTCTCTGAACCTCGCGAATGCAGCCTCAATCGCAACTTACGAGGCGTGGCGCCAACTCGGTTTCACCGGGGGCAAGTAG
- a CDS encoding amino acid ABC transporter permease, which translates to MSPSTGPVDLIHARPVPRPGRWLGAAVVAVLVAMAINALITNPAWQWHLVGQWIFSKSIMTGVLYTLLLTVGAMLLGTVLAITMAVMRQSTNPILRYVATFYIWFFRGTPVYTQLIFWSLLPVLYPQLSIGIPFGYEFVQFNTLTLITPLWMAVLGLGFNEGAYLAEIIRAGINSVDKGQREAAQALGMSNAQIMARIILPQAMRVIMPPLGNETISMLKTTSLVSAIPFTLELTYQASNIGQRLFAPIPLLVSAAIWYLVITSILMVVQHYIESYYGRGFDFETGEKKLTAKQKSISEADPGQSNMFLDVTP; encoded by the coding sequence ATGAGCCCCTCAACCGGACCCGTTGACCTCATCCACGCCCGGCCGGTCCCCCGGCCGGGTCGCTGGCTGGGAGCAGCCGTTGTCGCTGTCCTAGTGGCGATGGCGATCAACGCCCTCATCACCAACCCAGCATGGCAATGGCACCTAGTTGGCCAGTGGATCTTCTCAAAGTCCATCATGACGGGTGTTCTCTACACCCTGCTACTCACCGTCGGCGCCATGCTGCTTGGCACAGTCCTTGCAATCACCATGGCCGTGATGCGCCAGTCCACGAACCCCATCCTGCGCTACGTCGCGACCTTCTACATCTGGTTCTTCCGTGGTACACCGGTCTACACGCAGCTGATCTTCTGGTCGCTGCTTCCCGTCCTCTACCCGCAACTCTCCATAGGTATTCCCTTCGGCTATGAGTTCGTTCAGTTCAACACGCTGACCCTCATCACTCCCCTGTGGATGGCCGTCCTCGGCCTCGGTTTCAACGAGGGCGCCTACCTAGCAGAGATCATTCGCGCGGGCATCAACTCCGTTGACAAGGGGCAACGTGAAGCAGCGCAGGCCCTGGGAATGTCCAACGCCCAAATCATGGCGCGCATCATCCTCCCTCAAGCCATGCGCGTGATCATGCCGCCGCTTGGCAACGAAACGATCTCGATGCTCAAGACCACCTCCCTGGTCTCCGCTATCCCCTTCACGTTGGAACTGACCTACCAGGCTTCAAACATTGGCCAACGCCTCTTTGCCCCCATCCCACTGCTTGTGAGCGCGGCGATCTGGTATCTGGTGATCACTTCCATCCTCATGGTTGTGCAGCACTACATTGAGTCCTACTACGGTCGCGGATTTGATTTCGAAACCGGTGAAAAGAAGCTCACCGCCAAGCAGAAGTCAATTTCCGAGGCCGATCCCGGCCAATCCAACATGTTCCTGGACGTGACACCATGA
- the sucB gene encoding 2-oxoglutarate dehydrogenase, E2 component, dihydrolipoamide succinyltransferase, with protein MAQSIKMPALGESVTEGTVSAWLKNVGDTVEADEPIVEVATDKVDSEVPSPIAGVLLEILVQEDDTVEVGTEIARVGSPDEAGSGDTSEPAAAPEPAAVSTPEPAATEETSAPQAGSSVESTGDITEVKMPALGESVTEGTVSAWLKEVGDKVDADEPIVEVATDKVDSEVPSPVEGYLVEVLADEDDTVEVGTVIARISSTPGGSAPAAPAKAAAPVAQAAPAAPVAPSAPPAPMAQRPPAPPAPPAPPAPPAPPAPAPAPAPAPPAPVDAAERPSDALTRAASSGTVVPDAPGTPAGAGYVTPIVRKFAKDKGVDLATVTGTGIGGRIRKEDVVAAAEAAATAAPTEAPSAPVVDAGVSGKIEISPEAAALRGTTEKMSRLRQTIARRMLESLQSSAQLTTVFEVDVTRIWNLRAKYKGQFEQVHGTRLTFLPFFVKAATEALAAHPKLNATINGNEVTYFDHENVGIAVDAPKGLMVPVIKNAGEQSIAQIAESINTLASDVRNGTVGPDQLTGSTFTITNTGSGGALFDTPVLNMPETGIMGVGTIVKRPVVVKDSDGGESVAIRSMVYLSITYDHRLVDGADASRFLTSVKKRLEEGNFLPDLQLG; from the coding sequence ATGGCACAGTCCATCAAAATGCCGGCGCTAGGTGAATCAGTCACCGAAGGTACCGTCTCGGCGTGGCTTAAGAACGTGGGCGACACTGTCGAAGCCGATGAGCCGATTGTTGAGGTTGCAACTGACAAGGTCGATTCGGAAGTTCCATCCCCCATCGCGGGTGTCCTCCTTGAGATTCTTGTTCAGGAGGACGACACGGTAGAGGTCGGAACAGAGATCGCACGTGTCGGAAGCCCAGACGAGGCCGGTTCGGGTGACACTTCGGAACCCGCGGCAGCGCCAGAACCTGCTGCGGTCTCGACGCCCGAACCCGCAGCGACTGAGGAGACTTCAGCTCCACAAGCTGGCTCTTCAGTCGAGTCGACTGGGGACATCACCGAGGTAAAGATGCCCGCTCTTGGCGAATCTGTTACCGAAGGCACTGTGTCCGCCTGGCTCAAGGAGGTCGGTGACAAGGTTGATGCTGATGAGCCTATCGTTGAGGTTGCAACTGACAAGGTGGATTCAGAAGTTCCTTCGCCAGTAGAGGGATACTTGGTAGAAGTGCTTGCTGACGAGGACGATACGGTTGAGGTCGGCACCGTCATCGCTCGTATCTCTTCGACACCTGGCGGCTCGGCGCCGGCAGCACCTGCAAAGGCTGCGGCTCCGGTCGCTCAGGCAGCTCCGGCAGCACCTGTTGCTCCTTCTGCGCCACCAGCACCCATGGCGCAGCGTCCACCTGCCCCTCCTGCTCCTCCGGCTCCCCCAGCACCTCCGGCCCCTCCTGCACCGGCACCGGCTCCCGCTCCCGCTCCGCCAGCGCCCGTTGATGCTGCGGAACGCCCAAGTGACGCGCTGACCCGCGCAGCAAGTTCAGGAACCGTCGTGCCGGACGCTCCGGGTACACCCGCAGGTGCTGGCTATGTCACCCCAATTGTTCGTAAGTTCGCCAAAGACAAGGGCGTGGACTTGGCGACTGTGACGGGGACAGGCATCGGCGGAAGGATCCGCAAGGAAGATGTGGTTGCCGCCGCAGAGGCCGCAGCTACAGCAGCACCCACTGAAGCACCATCAGCACCGGTGGTAGATGCCGGTGTCTCAGGGAAGATTGAAATCTCTCCTGAAGCAGCCGCGCTGCGGGGCACAACTGAGAAGATGTCACGCCTACGGCAGACCATCGCACGTCGCATGCTTGAGTCTCTGCAGTCATCTGCACAACTCACCACGGTCTTCGAGGTTGATGTAACCCGTATCTGGAACTTGCGCGCGAAGTACAAGGGCCAGTTTGAGCAGGTACACGGCACTCGCCTCACCTTCCTTCCGTTCTTCGTCAAAGCAGCTACAGAAGCACTTGCTGCACATCCAAAGTTGAACGCAACAATCAACGGCAACGAAGTCACCTACTTTGACCATGAGAACGTAGGAATTGCCGTTGACGCTCCGAAGGGCCTGATGGTCCCGGTCATCAAGAACGCCGGTGAACAGTCGATAGCTCAGATTGCAGAATCGATCAACACGTTGGCTTCCGATGTTCGCAATGGAACTGTTGGGCCGGATCAGTTGACGGGTTCAACATTCACGATAACCAACACGGGTTCTGGTGGCGCACTGTTCGACACCCCCGTGTTGAACATGCCAGAGACTGGAATCATGGGGGTTGGCACAATCGTCAAGCGCCCGGTCGTGGTCAAGGACAGCGATGGTGGAGAGTCGGTTGCGATCCGCTCGATGGTCTACCTGTCAATCACTTACGACCACAGGCTGGTTGATGGTGCCGACGCTTCCCGTTTCCTGACTTCCGTGAAGAAGCGTCTCGAAGAGGGCAACTTCCTGCCTGACCTGCAACTCGGGTAG
- a CDS encoding MFS transporter: protein MSQNPLRALRDYRDLPPAFGTGKMISAALARAPFAMLPLGIMTAFTFSTGDIAVGGLATAFFSIAVATCSPLIGRAADIWGQRRVLLTIMPINAVALLALYWAALNSPSTATIYLICLLAGLTASPIGSFTRARWVAMHPKPRTLMAAFSYESMADEFVFVLGPAFVGIAATAAAPSAPLLIAFIVLVLAGFPFAFTAPTEPLDAVSGDAPGTSRPSIGKILVAVSPAIIALISVGAFFGSSQAAVTVRAEELGSAGSAGLVYAAMGISSALMALLVVVLPDRFKLYARFITFSVAVSALTIITSYAPSLPLTALALFVAGAFVGPTLVTAFTLAEKLTPEGGVAVAMTLMSSSVTVGVSLGAAIGGRVAESSGSHNTFLLSAGVILVAGVIGLILKLKSSTSGRDRVA, encoded by the coding sequence TTGTCTCAGAACCCTTTGCGCGCGCTGCGCGACTACCGTGACCTGCCCCCTGCTTTCGGAACAGGCAAAATGATCTCCGCGGCTCTAGCCCGCGCTCCTTTTGCCATGCTGCCTCTCGGCATCATGACGGCCTTTACATTCTCTACCGGGGACATCGCAGTTGGCGGCCTCGCGACCGCCTTCTTCTCCATTGCGGTCGCAACCTGCTCACCACTCATCGGACGTGCGGCTGACATCTGGGGTCAACGCAGGGTTCTGCTCACAATCATGCCGATCAACGCGGTAGCACTCCTTGCTCTCTACTGGGCTGCCCTCAATAGTCCTTCCACAGCAACCATCTACCTAATCTGCTTGCTTGCGGGGCTTACGGCCTCGCCCATCGGCTCATTCACAAGGGCCCGGTGGGTGGCGATGCACCCCAAGCCACGCACTCTGATGGCAGCCTTCTCTTACGAATCAATGGCAGATGAGTTCGTCTTCGTCCTCGGACCCGCATTCGTGGGCATTGCCGCCACAGCCGCGGCCCCATCGGCCCCACTTCTCATCGCCTTCATCGTTCTTGTTCTAGCGGGATTTCCATTTGCGTTCACTGCTCCCACCGAACCGCTCGATGCGGTGTCTGGCGACGCGCCAGGAACTTCCCGCCCGTCGATTGGAAAGATCCTCGTCGCAGTTAGCCCAGCCATCATTGCTCTGATTTCCGTGGGAGCATTCTTCGGCTCATCCCAGGCAGCCGTAACAGTGCGCGCGGAAGAGCTCGGCAGTGCGGGCAGCGCCGGCCTGGTATACGCGGCCATGGGAATCTCTTCTGCGCTAATGGCGTTGTTGGTCGTTGTCCTCCCTGATCGATTCAAGCTGTATGCCCGCTTCATCACGTTCTCTGTAGCGGTCAGCGCGCTCACCATAATCACGTCGTACGCGCCGTCTCTGCCTCTGACTGCCCTAGCCCTGTTCGTCGCCGGCGCATTTGTCGGACCGACGCTAGTCACTGCGTTTACCCTGGCCGAAAAGCTCACGCCCGAGGGCGGAGTGGCTGTGGCCATGACCCTCATGTCGTCATCTGTCACCGTTGGGGTCTCTCTTGGAGCCGCAATCGGCGGCAGAGTTGCCGAATCCTCTGGTTCACACAACACATTCCTCCTCAGCGCAGGAGTCATTCTTGTTGCGGGTGTAATAGGACTAATACTTAAACTAAAATCGTCAACATCAGGGCGGGACCGGGTCGCCTAA
- the lpdA gene encoding dihydrolipoyl dehydrogenase, with the protein MSESIYDVVILGAGSGGYAAALRAAQLGLKVALIEGDKVGGTCLHRGCIPTKAYLHVAETADAIRESAPIGIDATLNGIDMVKVGEYRDGVVNKLYRGVEGLLGSRKVEVIIGWGRVTSPTTVEVNGETITGKNLILATGSYSRTLPTLPIEGRVITSEQALQMEWIPSHAIILGGGVIGSEFASAWKSFGSEVTIVEGLPHLVPNEDEIISKNLERAFRKRGIKFHLNTRFAGVTQDEGGVHVSTEDGKTIDGDLLLVAIGRGPVTQDLGFEAIGVTLDRGFVITDDKCRTGVPGVYAVGDIVPGLQLAHRGFVQGIMVAEEIAGLNPEPVDENTIPRVTFTEPEIASVGLTEAQAKEQYGADKIKTVDYNLAGNGKSNILGTAGLIKLVGVEDGPIVGFHAIGSRVSEQIGEGELIVGWEAYPEDVAKLIHAHPTQNEAIGEAAMALAGKPLHAHD; encoded by the coding sequence TTGAGTGAGTCAATCTACGACGTTGTAATCCTAGGGGCCGGATCGGGAGGCTACGCAGCAGCACTGCGGGCCGCTCAGCTGGGCCTCAAGGTAGCTTTGATCGAAGGGGACAAGGTCGGCGGCACATGCCTGCACCGCGGCTGTATCCCAACGAAGGCCTACCTGCACGTTGCTGAAACAGCAGATGCAATCCGCGAATCTGCACCAATCGGGATCGATGCGACACTGAACGGTATCGACATGGTCAAGGTGGGTGAGTACCGCGATGGCGTCGTCAACAAGCTGTACCGCGGTGTTGAAGGCCTGCTGGGTTCCCGCAAAGTTGAGGTCATCATCGGGTGGGGGCGCGTAACCAGCCCGACCACTGTAGAGGTCAACGGTGAGACCATCACGGGAAAGAACCTGATCCTCGCAACCGGTTCGTACTCCCGCACACTTCCGACGCTTCCCATTGAAGGGCGAGTCATCACGTCCGAGCAGGCGCTGCAGATGGAATGGATCCCCTCTCACGCAATCATCCTGGGTGGCGGTGTCATCGGTTCGGAGTTTGCTTCGGCATGGAAATCCTTTGGCTCCGAAGTGACAATCGTTGAGGGCCTTCCCCACCTTGTCCCTAATGAGGATGAGATCATTTCGAAGAACCTAGAGCGCGCATTCCGCAAGCGCGGCATCAAGTTCCACCTCAACACCCGTTTTGCTGGTGTAACCCAGGACGAGGGCGGTGTGCATGTCTCGACCGAAGACGGGAAGACCATTGATGGCGACCTCCTCCTCGTTGCCATTGGTCGCGGTCCCGTCACCCAGGATCTGGGCTTCGAAGCGATCGGGGTAACTCTGGATCGTGGCTTTGTCATCACAGATGACAAGTGCCGCACCGGCGTTCCTGGCGTCTACGCAGTTGGCGATATTGTTCCCGGACTGCAGTTGGCTCATCGCGGCTTTGTGCAGGGCATCATGGTGGCAGAAGAAATCGCGGGTTTGAACCCTGAACCGGTTGATGAGAACACCATTCCGCGCGTCACTTTCACCGAGCCTGAAATTGCTTCGGTCGGTCTCACAGAGGCACAGGCAAAAGAGCAGTACGGCGCCGACAAGATCAAGACCGTTGATTACAACCTGGCCGGAAACGGAAAGTCCAACATTCTTGGCACTGCGGGTCTCATTAAGCTTGTGGGTGTCGAGGACGGTCCGATCGTTGGTTTCCACGCTATTGGTTCACGCGTATCCGAGCAGATCGGTGAGGGTGAGCTGATTGTCGGATGGGAAGCCTATCCTGAAGACGTTGCGAAGCTCATTCACGCACACCCAACACAGAATGAGGCGATTGGCGAAGCCGCAATGGCTCTTGCCGGCAAGCCTCTGCACGCACACGACTAG
- a CDS encoding DUF4191 domain-containing protein, translating into MAKKEKTPKAAGAPKKKRFYHTLVDAYKVVKRTYSWIGIALIVLPIIIIGLGVLFGILWDRPIFLPITAVLLAGTLDMVLLAYLIRPAMYRQLDGRVGSVYAVISQIRRGWIIEEEPVAANKSQDVVWRIVGRPGIVLISEGPSSRVHQLLVTEKRRISRSISNVPIIFIEVGRDEGQVPLPKLNRKINSLKKVLTKQEVPAVANRLTAIGNRGIPIPKGVDPTNTRANRKALRG; encoded by the coding sequence ATGGCAAAGAAAGAAAAGACGCCGAAAGCTGCTGGCGCCCCCAAGAAGAAGCGCTTCTACCATACGCTCGTAGACGCGTATAAAGTCGTCAAGCGAACCTACTCGTGGATAGGCATCGCACTCATTGTACTGCCCATCATCATTATTGGGCTTGGCGTCCTCTTCGGAATCCTCTGGGACCGGCCGATCTTTCTTCCAATCACTGCGGTCCTTCTTGCAGGTACTTTGGACATGGTCCTTCTTGCGTACCTGATTCGTCCCGCAATGTACCGGCAGTTGGATGGCCGCGTTGGTTCGGTTTACGCGGTAATCAGTCAGATTCGCCGTGGATGGATTATCGAGGAAGAGCCGGTTGCTGCCAATAAGTCCCAAGACGTCGTTTGGCGGATCGTAGGGCGACCTGGAATTGTTCTTATCTCCGAAGGACCGTCCAGCCGCGTCCACCAGTTGTTAGTTACCGAGAAGCGGCGCATTAGCCGTTCCATATCTAACGTTCCAATCATCTTCATTGAGGTTGGCAGGGATGAAGGTCAGGTGCCTCTACCCAAGCTCAACCGCAAGATCAATAGCTTGAAGAAGGTTCTCACAAAGCAGGAAGTGCCGGCTGTTGCCAACCGCCTCACTGCGATCGGTAACCGCGGCATTCCGATTCCCAAGGGTGTTGATCCCACGAACACGCGTGCAAACCGGAAGGCACTTCGCGGGTAG
- a CDS encoding ABC transporter substrate-binding protein translates to MRKFLSLTATAAVAALALAACSDPGTSAPEEDTTTPESGAAAEGFDVTTIEPVADIAAMVPDTLVTADQLTNGASTDYPPGEFLLADGQTPTGYDVDIVKALAAVMGLSDGVTNTAEFPTIIPALGTKFDIGASSFTITPERIEQANMVSYLEVGSAFGVATGNPNNFTPEDPCGFSIGVQNGTFQQEYAEELSAQCEAEGKEPITIQPLSLQSDITTKVVGGQYDATFADAPVIGFASVQSGGKIEQIGDVIESAPQGIAIAKSDEQLTAAIQAAMQHLMDEGYLTQILAVYGAEGSALTQARVNPEV, encoded by the coding sequence ATGCGCAAGTTCCTCTCGCTGACCGCTACCGCTGCTGTCGCAGCCCTGGCCCTTGCAGCCTGCTCCGACCCTGGCACCTCAGCACCCGAAGAAGACACCACAACCCCCGAGTCCGGCGCGGCAGCCGAAGGCTTCGACGTCACGACAATCGAGCCCGTAGCCGACATCGCAGCGATGGTGCCCGACACCCTAGTCACCGCCGACCAACTGACCAACGGCGCGTCAACCGACTACCCACCCGGTGAGTTCCTCCTGGCAGACGGACAGACCCCAACCGGCTACGACGTTGACATCGTCAAAGCTCTTGCCGCAGTCATGGGTCTCTCCGATGGCGTTACCAACACCGCCGAGTTCCCCACCATCATTCCTGCGCTGGGGACCAAGTTTGACATTGGTGCGTCCTCGTTCACGATCACACCGGAACGCATCGAGCAGGCCAACATGGTTTCCTACCTCGAGGTCGGGTCGGCATTTGGCGTGGCGACAGGAAACCCAAATAACTTCACCCCCGAGGATCCCTGCGGCTTCTCAATAGGCGTGCAGAACGGCACTTTCCAGCAGGAGTACGCCGAAGAGCTGTCCGCCCAGTGTGAAGCAGAAGGCAAGGAACCAATCACCATCCAGCCCCTGTCTCTGCAATCAGACATCACCACCAAGGTTGTCGGTGGTCAGTATGACGCAACCTTCGCAGATGCCCCCGTCATTGGGTTCGCATCCGTACAGTCCGGTGGCAAGATCGAGCAGATTGGCGACGTCATCGAGTCGGCTCCCCAGGGGATCGCCATTGCAAAGTCTGACGAGCAGCTCACTGCAGCCATCCAAGCAGCAATGCAGCACCTGATGGATGAGGGCTACCTTACGCAGATCCTCGCCGTCTACGGTGCTGAAGGCTCAGCCCTCACCCAGGCCCGAGTCAACCCCGAGGTTTAG
- a CDS encoding thymidine kinase — MAKLYFRYGAMNSGKSTALLQVAYNYEERGQRVLLAKPAVDTKGDSQVVSRLGVTREVDFLITPRDNVRDLFARHARGEDPDALVSVLPEIAPVAALLVDEAQFLTGDQVEDLLRIATIDGVPVLTYGLRTDFQTQIFPGSQRLLAIANTLEELKTICRCGKKAILNGRQVGGKFIFDGDQVSIDGDGVTYESLCAGCYLEESGGALG, encoded by the coding sequence ATGGCAAAACTGTATTTTCGCTACGGGGCAATGAACTCGGGCAAATCCACAGCACTACTGCAGGTGGCGTACAACTATGAAGAACGGGGACAACGTGTTCTTCTGGCGAAGCCTGCCGTAGACACCAAAGGGGATTCCCAAGTGGTTTCCCGTCTTGGTGTAACCAGGGAGGTGGATTTCCTCATAACTCCCCGTGACAACGTGCGGGATCTGTTTGCAAGGCACGCACGCGGTGAAGATCCAGACGCCCTCGTCTCAGTGCTCCCAGAGATCGCCCCGGTCGCGGCGCTGCTCGTAGATGAAGCCCAGTTCCTCACGGGGGACCAAGTTGAAGATCTTCTGCGGATAGCCACTATTGATGGCGTGCCAGTTCTGACTTATGGACTGCGGACAGACTTTCAAACGCAGATCTTCCCAGGTTCGCAAAGGTTGTTGGCCATTGCGAACACTCTGGAAGAGCTGAAAACCATTTGTCGCTGTGGGAAAAAGGCCATTCTCAACGGACGTCAAGTGGGTGGAAAGTTCATCTTCGATGGGGATCAGGTGTCCATCGATGGGGATGGCGTCACCTACGAATCACTCTGTGCCGGGTGCTACCTGGAAGAATCCGGTGGCGCCCTCGGCTGA